A portion of the Bordetella flabilis genome contains these proteins:
- a CDS encoding Bug family tripartite tricarboxylate transporter substrate binding protein — protein MVARARLGWRSVAPPDQRTIETVMQLTRRELAAVMLAAAGVAPFAAEAGSATEPVFPQGPITIVIGYPPGGGGDRLVRTLGKHMTALFGHRMIIQYRPGAASNIAAKAVARAAPDGYTLFLSGRPNVLHKALGANADYDFSRDLLPVGLLAVTPNLIVTRADSPIKNISDLISLAKAHPGALTCASSGVGSTGHLLCELFQREANVVMEHVPHTGSAPALVEVIGGRVDVQFENLAATMAHIRAGTVRVVAVLSNRRIPIAKDIATVQELGYPNLNVDTWGGLMVPAGTPPQVVARLNRMLNTALMVPELQQDFIRMGYGIPIGPNSPVSFGDLLSKEIPRWLSLVDGPPDQK, from the coding sequence ATGGTTGCGCGCGCGCGTCTTGGATGGCGTAGCGTTGCGCCACCTGACCAAAGGACGATTGAGACAGTGATGCAGCTTACAAGGCGAGAATTGGCCGCAGTGATGCTGGCAGCGGCCGGGGTAGCCCCATTCGCGGCGGAGGCAGGATCGGCGACGGAGCCCGTATTCCCACAGGGGCCAATCACGATTGTTATCGGCTACCCTCCAGGCGGCGGGGGAGATAGGCTGGTGCGAACTCTCGGAAAGCATATGACCGCCCTGTTCGGCCACAGGATGATCATCCAATATCGCCCAGGCGCGGCCAGCAACATTGCAGCCAAGGCCGTGGCACGCGCCGCGCCTGATGGCTATACCCTCTTCTTGAGCGGGCGGCCGAACGTGCTCCATAAAGCACTAGGCGCGAACGCGGATTATGACTTTTCGAGGGATCTGCTGCCGGTCGGGCTTTTGGCAGTCACCCCCAATCTGATAGTCACCCGAGCAGATTCCCCGATCAAAAACATTTCGGATCTGATCAGCTTGGCGAAAGCGCACCCAGGGGCGTTGACGTGTGCGTCCTCAGGTGTTGGATCGACCGGACATCTTCTGTGTGAGTTGTTCCAACGTGAAGCGAACGTCGTCATGGAGCACGTTCCCCACACCGGCAGCGCGCCCGCGCTTGTCGAAGTGATTGGAGGGCGGGTCGATGTCCAGTTCGAGAACTTGGCAGCAACGATGGCTCACATACGGGCCGGAACAGTGCGAGTGGTCGCAGTCTTGTCAAATCGCAGGATCCCAATCGCGAAGGACATAGCGACGGTGCAGGAATTGGGTTATCCGAACTTGAACGTCGATACCTGGGGTGGGCTTATGGTGCCAGCGGGCACGCCGCCGCAGGTGGTAGCTCGCCTGAACAGGATGCTGAACACCGCACTAATGGTGCCTGAGTTACAGCAAGACTTCATCAGGATGGGATACGGAATCCCAATCGGGCCGAACAGCCCCGTGTCTTTCGGCGACCTACTCTCGAAGGAAATCCCGCGATGGCTTTCGTTAGTGGATGGGCCCCCCGACCAGAAGTAG
- a CDS encoding nucleotidyltransferase domain-containing protein, which translates to MQFVELEDEQRLNFVNSEQLYRAWREARESLLQYRYGMRWVDRNGKRYLVRFIDAKGNGRSLGPESAKTHEVLKNFDAGRIQAREKYDGLSQRLLTQIRLNRALRLGRVPRQAAEILSAMNVSGLDREFLVVGTHALFAYEAMAAVHVHPGALASDDLDLCFDARRPLQLVSDKLKRHDAEGLLGFLQSVDKTYAPMKAKGVFRAVNATGFMVDLITPERSMRHADAVTFGAEDLVAAEVPNLHWLINAPKVQQVAIASNGRPVMMQVPDPRAFALHKAWLSQQPTREPVKRQRDKGQAMIAVAIVGQYLPHLPFSPDQLRYLSLDMLHLATNAIAPESEDDILKDLRDMGDDGPSP; encoded by the coding sequence ATGCAATTTGTAGAGCTGGAAGACGAGCAACGGCTGAACTTCGTCAATTCCGAGCAGCTATATCGGGCCTGGCGGGAAGCCCGGGAATCCCTGCTCCAATACCGTTACGGTATGCGTTGGGTCGACCGTAATGGCAAGCGATACCTGGTCCGGTTCATAGACGCAAAGGGCAATGGCCGATCCCTGGGGCCGGAAAGCGCCAAGACACATGAAGTGCTGAAAAATTTTGACGCCGGCAGGATTCAAGCCCGCGAGAAGTATGACGGGCTCTCGCAACGGCTTCTCACGCAAATCAGGCTCAATCGTGCCCTACGCCTCGGCCGCGTACCGCGCCAGGCCGCCGAGATCCTTTCAGCGATGAACGTCTCGGGGCTCGATCGTGAATTTCTGGTGGTCGGCACGCATGCGCTATTTGCCTACGAGGCCATGGCCGCTGTACATGTGCATCCCGGCGCCCTTGCATCGGATGACCTGGATCTGTGCTTTGACGCAAGGCGCCCCCTGCAGCTCGTCAGCGACAAGCTGAAACGGCATGATGCCGAAGGGCTTCTTGGTTTCCTTCAGAGCGTAGACAAGACCTATGCCCCGATGAAAGCAAAGGGCGTTTTCCGAGCCGTCAACGCCACGGGCTTTATGGTGGATCTGATCACCCCTGAGCGGTCTATGAGGCACGCGGACGCCGTGACCTTCGGCGCGGAGGATCTCGTCGCCGCCGAGGTGCCCAACTTACATTGGCTGATCAATGCGCCCAAGGTGCAACAGGTCGCGATTGCGTCCAATGGCCGTCCTGTGATGATGCAAGTTCCTGACCCCAGGGCCTTCGCCTTGCACAAGGCATGGCTGTCGCAACAGCCCACCCGCGAACCCGTAAAGCGGCAGCGAGACAAGGGCCAAGCCATGATCGCGGTAGCGATCGTGGGCCAATACCTCCCTCACCTGCCCTTCTCCCCAGACCAACTGCGATACCTGAGCTTGGATATGCTCCACCTGGCTACAAACGCCATTGCGCCTGAATCCGAGGACGACATCCTGAAAGATCTGCGGGACATGGGAGATGATGGCCCGTCACCCTAA